A genomic region of SAR324 cluster bacterium contains the following coding sequences:
- the lptC gene encoding LPS export ABC transporter periplasmic protein LptC — MTGSRVRALLLAHWQESLLLLLLGPLALYFALSNSTSESLPLLPLPESQVLQLEQITLQDYRKDFKRWTLTGLRALMAEDSSIMNVEQPRLRLHPSPETIPFTDTLVRANEALIDWRQQLVEIRGEVEVERDGKLYLQAERAIYDLQTEVLRMPGEVQMIWQGSDVDGADLRYELQTGLVELHGVHYQR, encoded by the coding sequence ATGACCGGATCACGTGTCCGAGCCCTACTGCTGGCCCACTGGCAAGAGTCCTTGCTATTATTACTGCTGGGGCCCCTTGCCTTGTATTTTGCTCTCTCCAACTCCACCTCTGAATCACTGCCACTGCTGCCCTTGCCGGAGAGTCAGGTGCTGCAGTTGGAGCAGATTACTCTGCAGGATTATCGAAAAGATTTCAAACGTTGGACCTTAACGGGCCTTCGAGCTTTGATGGCCGAGGATAGTTCGATCATGAATGTGGAGCAACCTCGATTAAGACTGCATCCTAGTCCTGAAACGATACCATTCACAGACACGCTAGTACGTGCCAACGAAGCTTTGATCGACTGGCGGCAGCAGTTGGTGGAAATTCGTGGTGAGGTTGAGGTAGAACGTGATGGCAAACTATATTTGCAGGCAGAGCGTGCTATATACGATCTGCAGACAGAAGTACTACGGATGCCGGGAGAAGTACAAATGATCTGGCAGGGTAGCGATGTCGATGGTGCAGATTTGCGCTACGAACTGCAGACTGGATTGGTTGAACTCCACGGTGTGCATTATCAGCGTTGA